A segment of the Caviibacter abscessus genome:
AATAATAGACCCAAACACTACTTATATTGAAGATGATGTTATAATAGGAAAAGATAGTGTCATTTATCCTAATACAATAATTACAGGTAATACAAATATAGGTGAAAATTGTATAATATATTCTTCAAGAATTGAGGAAAGTATTATAAAGGACAATGTAAAAATAGATAATAGCGTAGTTGAATACGCTACAATAGAAGATAAGGTAACTATTGGACCATTTGCACATCTTAGAAAAGGGGCAAACCTTAAAGAAAGTGTTCATGTTGGAAATTTTGTTGAAATAAAAAATTCAACACTAAATGATGGTGTAAAAGCTGGACATCTTACATATATAGGTGACAGTGAAATAGGAAAAAATACTAATATTGGTGCAGGAACTATAACTTGTAATTATGATGGAATAAACAAGCATAAAACAAATATAGGTGAAAATTCATTTATTGGAAGCAATACCATATTAGTTGCTCCTGTTAATGTAGGTAATAATGTACTTACAGCCGCAGGAAGTGTAATAACAAAAGATGTAGATGACAATAAACTTGCTTTTGGTAGAGCAAGACAAGTTACAATAGATAAAATTAAATAGGAAAGAGAGTGTAAAAAATGGTTAATCACGAAATTAGAATTTTTGCCGGATCTTCTAGTATGAAACTGGCGGAAAAAATTGCAAAAAAATTAAACATCAATCTTGGAGACAGAGATATTATTCATTTTGCGGATGGAGAAACTTTTGCAAGAGCTAATGTTACAGTTAGAGGTTGTAAAGTTTTCATAATCCAATCTACTTCTAAACCTGTTAATGAAAGTTTAATGGAATTATTAGTTTTTATTGATTCGCTAAAAAGAGCTTCTGCAAGCGAAATTGTTGCAGTTATACCATACTATGGATATGCAAGACAAGATAGAAAAGCAAATCCTAGAGAGCCAATTACAGCTAAATTAGTTGCTGACCTATTAACAACTGCCGGAGCAACAAGAGTTGTTACAATGGATTTACACGCTAGACAAATACAAGGATTTTTCAATATTCCTGTTGATCATATGGAAGCATTACCAATATTTGCAAAATATTTCTTACAAAATGGATTTACTTCAGAAGATACTGTTGTAGTTTCTCCTGATATAGGTGGAGTTAAAAGAGCTAGAGGACTTGCTAATTGGTTACATACACCACTTGCAATCATAGATAAAAGAAGACCAAAAGCAAACGTTTCTGAAGTTATGAATTTAATTGGAAATGTTGAAGGAAAAAAAGCAATTTTAATTGATGATATAATCGACACTGCCGGTACTATTTGTAATGCGGCTGAAGCATTAATTAAATTTGGTGCTAAAGAAGTTTACGCTTGTGCCACTCATCCTGTATTTTCAGAACCTGCTATTGAAAGATTAAAAAACTCTGCTTTCAATAAAGTTGTGGTTACCGATTGTATTGAACTTGAAGATGAACAACAATTTGATAAACTGGTTACAGTGTCAAGTAGTAGTATGTTTGCAGAAACAATAAATAGAATATTTAATGAAGAGCCTATAAGTGACCTTTTTGCATTACCACATGAAATAGATGAAATTAAGTAATAGTACCACCAATTTTGAAAAAGCATACCAAATATTAAAGGACGGTCACCCTATAATATTTCCTACAGATACAGTCTATGGATTAGGAGCTTTACCAAATGAAAAATCTATAAAAAAAATTTATGAACTAAAACAAAGAGATGCTGAAAAAAAGATTATAGCTTTAGTTTCAGGAATTGATATGATACACCAAATAGCTGATGATGTTGATGATGTTGTTGTAAAAAAATTTATGCCTGGACCTTTAACTATAGTATTTAAAGCAAAAAATAGTATGCGTGATATTGTTGGAGATACAATAGGAGTTCGGATTCCAAATAATGAATTAGCTTTAGAATTACTAAAATATGTTGGTGGCATATTAATGACCACTAGTGCCAATATTTCAGGTGAACCTCCGGCTACTAAACTTGAAAATATCTCTAAAAATTTATTATCAAATATTAAATACACTATAGTTGCAGATAGTCCACTATCAGGTGTACCCTCAACAATAGTATCGTATATAGACAAAAAATATACCCTTTTAAGAAAGGGTGAAATTCCATTTAACGAAATTATTAATTTAGGAGGTCCTATTCTTGAAAGGTAAAATGATAAATGCAAATAAAATAAACGATATGGAAATGTTTAATATTAAAAACCAAGCTAAAGTAGCTATGTTACTTCAAAAAATTGGTAAAGGAAAAAGAAAAGTTGAAATAAGTCTTTCAAAAAATTCACAAAAATATTTAGATCAAATGATAGATGAACTAAAAAAACAAATGAATCAATACAAAGCTCAAATGGGAAATATTTTTGAATTTCTTGACTACTTAAAAAAACAAGTCCATGTTGAAAAAGGTCAAAAAAGAGAAAAACAAAAAAAAGTTTTACTTTCTTATGAAGAACAAGATTATCTTGTTATGCAAGCAAAATCTACTATAAAAGAAATAGATAAAATTAAAGCTGAATTAAAATGGTATAATCTTATAAAAAAAGTACTTTATTCTTCTGTAAAAACTCAAAATGAGGTTTTACTTGATGAATTGCTTAATCGTAAATAAGGTATAAAATGATAAACAATATATTAAATAAAGACATTGCTAATAGCAATGTCTTTATCAATAAAAATACAATTAAAATTGTAAATGATATTATAGATAATGCAATTTTACAAAAAGCAAGTGATATTCACATTTTAGATTACTACGGAAAATGTATTGTTGAATATAGGGTAGATGGTATTTTAAAAAGATTAGAAGATAATTCATATATTTCAAGCGAAATTATAGCTAGAATTAAAATTATGGCTAAAATGAATGTTGCTGAAAAAAGACTTACTCAAGATGGAAGTATAAGTTACAATAACTTTGATCTAAGGGTTTGTGTAATACCTACCATAAGTGGTGAAAGTGCTGTAATTCGTATATTAAACAGTAGACTTGATGATATATCACTAAAAAGTTTAGGTTTTAATGAAAAAAATATTGATTTAATTTTAAATGGCATAAACAAACCATATGGCTTAGTATTAATTACTGGTCCTACCGGTAGTGGTAAATCTACAACACTATTATCACTTACTAAAATGTTAAATAATGGAAAAAGAAAAATAATATCAATAGAAGATCCTGTTGAAAATAAGGTACAAGGTATAATTCAAGTTCAAATTAATGAAAATATAGGTCTTGATTTTCCTACTGTTCTTAGAAGTTCATTAAGAGCAGATCCTGATATAATAATTGTTGGAGAAATAAGAGATGAAATAACTGCTGAAATAGCTATAAGAGCCTCACTTACAGGTCATTTAGTTCTTGCAACTTTACATACAAATGACAGTATTTCAACTTTTGTAAGACTTATTGATATGAAAATTCCTAAATATTTACTTCTTGATTCTATAAACCTTATAATCTCACAAAGATTATTAACTAAAAATGATAATAAAAATATAGTTAATCGGCTTGCAATAAATGAAGCTTTACTTATGACAAGTAAAGTAAAAGACATTTTTAATAAATATAATTTAAAATCAGAAATTTTAAGTGAATTAAAAAAAATAGAATTTAAAACGATGGAGGAAGACTTAAATGAAAAAGGCTATAATTTATGATTTTGATAAAACTATATATAATGGCGAAACTTCCATTGATTTTATGATATTCTTTTTAAAAAAGAAGCCAATTCTTATTTTCAAATTTTTATTCTTTTCTTTCCTTATTTTATTTAATTTAAATTCATTAACAAAAACTAAAAATCTTTTTTTTAAAGTTTTAAAAAATTATAATTTAAAAGAAGACATAAAAGAATTTTGGGAGAAAAATAAAAATAAATTTTTTTCATATTTTAAAGACGAAATAGAAAAAAATAAAAAAGAAGCTGATATACTAATATTAATTTCAGCATCACCTGACTTTTTATTACAAGACATATACAAAGATTTAGGATTTGATATATTAATTGCTACAAAATATGAAAAATATACTATGATATCTAAAAATTGTAAAAATCAAGAAAAATTAAATAGACTAAAACTTTTAGGCGATTTTGATGTAATTGCTTTCTATTCAGATAGTATTTCAGATAAACCTTTATACGATATAGCCAAAAGAAAATATACAATTAATAAAAAAGGAGAAGTTTTAGAAGGCTTACCTAATAAAACTAAATGGATAGATAAATGGATATAAAAATAAAATATAGTTATGACGGCTCTAAATTTTACGGACTACAAAGACAAAAAGATAAAATAACTG
Coding sequences within it:
- a CDS encoding GspE/PulE family protein, which gives rise to MINNILNKDIANSNVFINKNTIKIVNDIIDNAILQKASDIHILDYYGKCIVEYRVDGILKRLEDNSYISSEIIARIKIMAKMNVAEKRLTQDGSISYNNFDLRVCVIPTISGESAVIRILNSRLDDISLKSLGFNEKNIDLILNGINKPYGLVLITGPTGSGKSTTLLSLTKMLNNGKRKIISIEDPVENKVQGIIQVQINENIGLDFPTVLRSSLRADPDIIIVGEIRDEITAEIAIRASLTGHLVLATLHTNDSISTFVRLIDMKIPKYLLLDSINLIISQRLLTKNDNKNIVNRLAINEALLMTSKVKDIFNKYNLKSEILSELKKIEFKTMEEDLNEKGYNL
- a CDS encoding L-threonylcarbamoyladenylate synthase codes for the protein MKLSNSTTNFEKAYQILKDGHPIIFPTDTVYGLGALPNEKSIKKIYELKQRDAEKKIIALVSGIDMIHQIADDVDDVVVKKFMPGPLTIVFKAKNSMRDIVGDTIGVRIPNNELALELLKYVGGILMTTSANISGEPPATKLENISKNLLSNIKYTIVADSPLSGVPSTIVSYIDKKYTLLRKGEIPFNEIINLGGPILER
- a CDS encoding ribose-phosphate diphosphokinase — encoded protein: MVNHEIRIFAGSSSMKLAEKIAKKLNINLGDRDIIHFADGETFARANVTVRGCKVFIIQSTSKPVNESLMELLVFIDSLKRASASEIVAVIPYYGYARQDRKANPREPITAKLVADLLTTAGATRVVTMDLHARQIQGFFNIPVDHMEALPIFAKYFLQNGFTSEDTVVVSPDIGGVKRARGLANWLHTPLAIIDKRRPKANVSEVMNLIGNVEGKKAILIDDIIDTAGTICNAAEALIKFGAKEVYACATHPVFSEPAIERLKNSAFNKVVVTDCIELEDEQQFDKLVTVSSSSMFAETINRIFNEEPISDLFALPHEIDEIK
- a CDS encoding viral A-type inclusion protein, whose product is MKGKMINANKINDMEMFNIKNQAKVAMLLQKIGKGKRKVEISLSKNSQKYLDQMIDELKKQMNQYKAQMGNIFEFLDYLKKQVHVEKGQKREKQKKVLLSYEEQDYLVMQAKSTIKEIDKIKAELKWYNLIKKVLYSSVKTQNEVLLDELLNRK
- a CDS encoding HAD family hydrolase, with translation MKKAIIYDFDKTIYNGETSIDFMIFFLKKKPILIFKFLFFSFLILFNLNSLTKTKNLFFKVLKNYNLKEDIKEFWEKNKNKFFSYFKDEIEKNKKEADILILISASPDFLLQDIYKDLGFDILIATKYEKYTMISKNCKNQEKLNRLKLLGDFDVIAFYSDSISDKPLYDIAKRKYTINKKGEVLEGLPNKTKWIDKWI